In Salmo salar unplaced genomic scaffold, Ssal_v3.1, whole genome shotgun sequence, the DNA window TACATCATTTACCTATCACGATAATACGCTTTACATCATTTACCTATCACGATAATACGCTTTACATCATTTACCTGTCACGATAATACACTTTACAGCATTTACCTATCACGATAATACCACTTTACATCATTTACCTATCACGATAATACCACTTTACATCATTTACCTATCACGATAATACCACTTTACATAATTTACCTATCACGATAATACGCTTTACATCATTTACCTATCACAATAATACCACTTTACCTATCACGATAATACCACATTACAATAATACCCTTTACATCATTTACCTATCACAATAATACACTTTACAATAATACCACTTTACATCATTTACCTACCACAATAATACACTTTACAATAATACCACTTTACATCATTTACCTATCACAATAATACACTTTACAATAATACCACTTTACATCATTTACCTATCACAATAATACACTTTACAATAATACCACTTTACATCATTTACCTATCACGATAATACGCTTTACATCATTGAACTATCGCGATAATACCACTTTACATCATTGAACTATCACGATACATTAACACGATAGTGTCAACATCACGACCCACTGGAGAGGTCTGATGGTCACCTGATCAGGAAATATCCCTCACATCCTTCATGACCTTTACACCCTGATGGTGACGAGGCTGTTTATCCCTGCGGTGTGTTTCGTCTTTTAAtgctttatttaaagtgcatctCGACGTCACaagaataaaacattttaaaacattacaaacaAGATTTCGTAGAAGacagaataaaaaaaatcattgaataataaaaaaaaagacaCATTTATAATGTATTTTGTTTTACTCTCCAGATCAACCTGGGTCTGTGGGACACGGCAGGAAATGACACGTTCAGACAGATCCGTCCGATGTCCTATAAGCAGGCGGATGTGGTCCTGATCTGCTACTCCGTGGCCAACGCCGCCTCCCTCGCCAACGTCAAGCACAAGTGGCTGGTAGAGGTACGGGACTACCTTTTCTACTCTCTGAATAGATCCTTCTggaagtgttgtgtgtgtgtttttattggatagagagagaggtgaaaggtcagagagagagagagagagagagagcagcgggaCGGATTCCAACCCAGCGCTACGTAGAACACGATCTCCCCGAGGCAGCAGCAGCTTACACCGCTAgaccaaataaaaataaataaataaaaaataacattttatattCTTACAGACACGTCTGAAATAATCATTGAGTCGATTCAGGAAGTAGACACCAGATCAGTAGTGATCGGATTCCATTTTTCTTCTCTCAGTGAGAAGAAATTGGAAttagaatttcagtttacttcctgagtTAATTGAAATGGAATTCAGCCCAACTCTGGCTTCATATTGTGTATCCAATACATGTTTAAAACTATTTGACTATaacaaaatggttttaaaaaaaaaaaaacatttttaatgtCATTTGTAGGTGCGTGAGAATCTTCCTCGTGTTCCGGTTCTGGTGGTGGCGACTCAGACGGACCAGCGTGACACCGGGCCTTACCGCGCCTCCTGCTCCTCCGCCGCCGAGGGCAAACGCCTCGCCCAGGACGTACGGGCCAAGGGGTACCTGGAGTGCTCGTCGCTAAGCAACCGCGGCGTGCAGCAGGTGTTCGAGTGTGCGGTGCGGACGGCGGTGAACCAGGCCAGGAAACGGACGCGTCCGCGGATGTTTGATATCAACAGCTGCACGGTgttttgacctttgacctttgacctcaAAAAACCTTTGGGACCTCCTAGGGTTGGGGTTTGGTGATCGGTGGATACCCGAAGCCTCTAGCGACTGCTCTAGGATCAGGACTCGGGGCCCAGTGGCGACTCCGACTTGGACTCAACACCGGGGACTTGGGACCGGACTGGCGGCTTAGTGACTGGACTACATCACTGTATCTGACTTGAACTATTCGAAGTTCTGTCTGTGCCGTAAGACAGTAAACCTCCCAATGTGTCATTTTGACCTCTAACCTTTTGATGACTGGACACGCGGATCTGTAAACGACCCTCCGTAAAGGGGGGGGCCCAAAACACCGCCAAAatgggaaatcgttttttaactACCTGGGCCTGTGTTCACAAAGCGTCTCGGACTCGGGAGTGCTGATCTAGAGTCAGTTTCACTTTCTAGGTCATAATTTCTAGATCATAATTTCTCTAGGTCGTAATTTCTCTAGGTCGTAATTTCTCTAGGTCATAATTTCTCTAGGTCATCATGAATCGGATTACATCGATCTGAACTCCtattctgagacgctttatgaatacaggccatgGAAGCACAGACGGTCTGTGTGAGTTTGAAAATCACGAACTctcaaactgttttttttttctttcttctttcttcttctgttGTTTTGATGTCTGTTATTCGATAGATTTAGAGGAGGGTTTCTAGAGATTTCAGTCAATAACGTCACCAGAGAGTTATAGGTTGTTCGTTATGATGAAACAGACGATCAGGTATTTTAGATCGGACGGTAAACAGAGACGATCAGGTATTTTAGATCGGACGGTAAACAGAGACGATCAGGTATTTTAGATGGGATGGTAAACAGAGACGATCAGGTATTTTAGATCGGATGGTAAACAGAGACGATCAGGTATTTTAGATGGGATGGTAAACAGAGACGATCAGGTATTTTAGATGGCATGGTAAACAGAGACGATCAGGTATTTTAGATCGGACGGTAAACAGAGACGATCAGGTATTTTAGATCGGACGGTAAACAGAGACGATCAGGTATTTTAGATGGTAAACAGAGACGATCAGGTATTTTAGATGGTAAACAGAGACGATCAGGTATTTAGATGGGATGGTAAACAGAGACGATCAGGTATTTTAGATGGGATGGTAAACAGAGACGATCAGGTATTTTAGATCGGACGGTAAACAGAGACGATCAGGTATTTTGGACGGTAAACAGAGACGATCAGGTATTTTAGATCGGACGGTAAAATTGTCCGCTTCCAGGAAGACGTtggaaactttttttttaaatttatatccTTGACAAGTTATTTTTattgttattgttttatttcaggtTAAAATTGAAGTAAACAATACAAGTTGACATCGACTATTTCCGTTCTCCGTCTATAGATGTTGAAAGTGATCCTTTTGGAAAGGTATTCCAGCTTGTGATTTGTCTGTTCCCTTTGTGTTAAAGAAATGTTGCCAACCACTTAAAGTGCCTGTAACATAATTCATGAATAAACGAACGACCTTCCACCTGTCAATTCTACTTAGAAATCagaatattaaaaaaatatatctttgTTTTGCCGTAATAACTAGGAGTAGGAAAACcgatgtgtttaaaaaaaaaaaaaaagtactggTTAGTACTGACACATgaatatctctcacacacacgcacgcgcacacacacacacacacacacacacacacacacacacacacacacacacacacacacacacacacacacacacacacacacacacacacacacacacacacacacacacacacacacacacaggatgaggGATgatgactgtgttgtgttgtggtgaggtGAAGGTTGAGATCAGAGatatgaccgcagcagctttagTTGGCagttagtaacagtctctagagctctgtaacattaaccctgacagtcagtaacagtctctagagctctgtaacattaaccctgacagtaacagtctctggagctctgtaacattaaccctgacagtaacagtctctagagctctgtaacattaaccctgacagtaacagtctctggagctctgtaacattaaccctgacagtaacagtctctggagctctgtaacattaaccctgacagtcagtaacagtctctagagctctgtaacattaaccctgacagtcagtaacagtctctagagctctgtaacattaaccctgacagtaacagtctctagagctctgtaacattaaccctgacagtaacagtctctggagctctgtaacattaaccctgacagtaacagtctctagagctctgtaacattaaccctgacagtaacagtctctagagctctgtaacattaaccctgacagtcagtaacagtctctggagctctgtaacattaaccctgacagtaacagtctctagagctcTGGAACATTATCcctgacagtaacagtctgtagagctctgtaacattaaccctgacagtaacagtctctagagctctgtaacattaaccctgacagtcagtaacagtctctagagctctgtaacattaaccctgacagtaacagtctctggagctctgtaacattaaccctgacagtaacagtctctggagctctgtaacattaaccctgacagtaacagtctctagagctctgtaacattaaccctgacagtaacagtctctagagctctgtaacattaaccctgacagtaacagtctctagagctctgtaacattaaccctgacagtcagtaacagtctctagagctctgtaacattaaccctgacagtcagtaacagtctctagagctctgtaacattaaccctgacagtaacagtctctagagctctgtaacattaaccctgacagtaacagtctctagagctctgtaacattaaccctgacagtaacagtctctagagctctgtaacattaaccctgacagtcagtaacagtctctagagctctgtaacattaaccctgacagtaacagtctctggagctctgtaacattaaccctgacagtaacagtctctggagctctgtaacattaaccctgacagtaacagtctctagagctctgtaacattaaccctgacagtaacagtctctagagctctgtaacattaaccctgacagtagaaaaactttctagggagtttttcctagggagtttttcctagccaccgtgcttctttcacatgctttgcttgctgtttggggttttaggctgggtttctgtacagcactttgagaatatcagctgatgtacgaagggctatataaaaataaatttgatttgatttgacagtaacagtctctagagctctgtaacattaaccctgacagtaacagtctgtATCTTTACCTCTTTATCACTGACAGTAGTTTTTAGTTAGTAGTCAGTTACAACAGttagggctggtttcccagacacagatgaagcctGATCCACGACTTAAAAGCTTTCTGAATGGAGACTAACTGATACCTGTCGATCAATACCCTGACTGATATGTTATTATGTAACAGATACCTGTCGATCAATACCCTGACTAATATGTTATTATGTAACAGATACCTGTCGATCAATACCCTGACTGATATATTAGATCAATACACtgactgtaaatcactctggattaGAGTGTAATACGGGAAACCAGTCCctcagcctctctacctctgtaacaccaatattatactactactactatatagtctgtaataTTGGAAACCAGTCCctcagcctctctacctctgtaacaccaatattatactactactactatatagtctgtaacACGGGAAACCAGTCCctcagcctctctacctctgtaacaccaatattatactactactactatatagtctgtaatacgggaaaccagtccctcagcctctctacctctgtaacaccaatattatactactactactactatatagtctgtaatacgggaaaccagtccctcagcctctctacctctgtaacaccaatattatactactactactatatagtctgtaatacgggaaaccagtccctcagcctctctacctctgtaacaccaatattatactactactactactatatagtctgtaatacgggaaaccagtccctcagcctctctacctctgtaacaccaatattatactactactactatatagtctgtaatacgagaaaccagtccctcagcctctctacctctgtaacaccaatattatactactactactatatagtctgtaacACGGGAAACCAGTCCctcagcctctctacctctgtaacaccaatattatactactactactactatatagtctgtaatacggaaaccagtccctcagcctctctacctctgtaacaccaatattatactactactactactatatagtctgtaatacgggaaaccagtccctcagcctctctacctctgtaacaccaatattatactactactactatatagtctgtaatacgggaaaccagtccctcagcctctctacctctgtaacaccaatattatactactactactatatagtctgtaacACGGGAAACCAGTCCctcagcctctctacctctgtaacaccaatattatactacctactactatatagtctgtaatacgggaaaccagtccctcagcctctctacctctgtaacaccaatattatactactactactatatagtctgtaatacgggaaaccagtccctcagcctctctacctctgtaacaccaatattatactactactactatatagtctgtaacACGGGAAACCAGTCCctcagcctctctacctctgtaacaccaatattatactactactactatatagtctgtaataTTGGAAACCAGTCCctcagcctctctacctctgtaacaccaatattatactactactactatatagtctgtaatacgggaaaccagtccctcagcctctctacctctgtaacaccaatattatactactactactatatagtctgtaatacgggaaaccagtccctcagcctctctacctctgtaacaccaatattatactactactactactatatagtctgtaataCGGGAAACCAGTCCCccagcctctctacctctgtaacaccaatattatactactactactatatagtctgtaatacgggaaaccagtccctcagcctctctacctctgtaacaccaatattatactactactactatatagtctgtaatacgagaaaccagtccctcagcctctctacctctgtaacaccaatattatactacctactactatatagtctgtaatacgggaaaccagtccctcagcctctctacctctgtaacaccaatattatactactactactatatagtctgtaatacgagaaaccagtccctcagcctctctacctctgtaacaccaatattatactactactactactatatagtctgtaataCGGGAAACCAGTCCCccagcctctctacctctgtaacaccaatattatactactactactatatagtctgtaatacgggaaaccagtccctcagcctctctacctctgtaacaATATTTTAACGTGGCTTCAAACTACAAAACTCAGACTGTTTAAGTCTGTTTTTGGAGTCGTGAAAAGCTGTTGCTCTGTGTGGTCACACTGATCTCTACAGAGCTACGCTTTCGAATGCTTCTCTCCTACAACCCCGTCACAtgaaaccatctctctctctctctctctctctctctctctctctctctctctctccctctccctctctctctctctctccctctccctctctctctccctctctctctctctctctccctctctctctctctctctctctctctctctctctctctctctctctctgtctctctctctctctctctctctctctctctctctctctctctctctctctctctctctctctctctctcctctccccctccctcccctctcccctcctctcctctacccctcccccctctcctctcctctctcctctcctcacccccctctctctccccctctcccctccactctcccctctcctctccccctctcctctccccctccctctcctctcctctccccctccctctcctctcctcaccccctcccctctccccctctcctctcctctcctctcctccccctccctctcccctccctctccccctccctctccccctccctcccctctaccaccctctcctcctccctccctctctctctcctctccccctccctcccctctcctccccctctcccctccctctcctctacccctccccctctcctctctccccctgtctgtctctctctctttcctccctcacccccctctcctctcctctcccctccctcccctcccactctcccctctcctctcccccctctcctctccccctccctctcctctcctctcctctccccctccctctcctctcctcaccccctcccctctccccctctcctctcctctcctccccctccctctcccctccctctcccccctccctccctctccccctccctcccctctacccccctctcctctcccctccctccctctctcctctcctcacccccctccacctcccccagCAGCAGGAAGCACCTGTTTTATCATCTCTTCACCACAGAAACTCAGTGACACACTGAAGCCTCTCACAGCAGTTTGTACTATGACAGGTCCTGTCTACATAGTGGTTAGTTACATATAGTATTATATACATATAGTATTATATACCTATAGAATTATATACATATAGTATTATATACCTATAGAACTATATACATATAGTATTATATACCTATAGTATTATATACCTATAGTATTAGATACCTATAGTATTATATACATATAGTATTATATACCTATAGAATTATATACCTATAGAATTATATACATATAGTATTATATACCTATAGTATTATATACCTATAGTATTATATACCTTAACTCAGTGACACACTGAAGCCTCTCACAGCAGTTTGTACTTAGTGGTTAGTTACATATAGtagtattatatattatacaATATTATTTAGCTTAATAGTATTATATAGTATTTATTTAGTATTATATACaggggtggaaaaagtactaaaattagtaaaagtaaagatactttaatagaaaatgactccagtaaaagtgaaagtcacccggtaaaatactacttgagttaaAGTCTAAAAAATATTGTAATGGCTGTTGTCGTAATGAGACCAAggtggcctaaccaaaatagataacaaaaaaaaaaccctctctatggccagggcgttacagtacccccccccccaaaggtgcggactccggccgcaaaacctgactctgaaggggagggtctgggtgggccctcctacggcggcggctcaggtgcgggacgtggaccccgctccacccttggCTTAGCCCACTAAGGTGGCCCCCCTAGCTGTGCCGGAGGACTGGCGGgcaaccctggctgcgcccggctggcgggcgaccctggctgcgcccggctggcgggcagctctggcggctccggactggcgggcggctctggcggctctggactggcgggcggctctgggcgcaggcacaggacttaccaggctggagagacccactggaggcatgatcctgggaggaggcacaggataaaccgggctgtgggggagcactggagttctggtgcgtaggcttgccacccaaactccaggctgaatgcccacttttgcccggcacgggcggagcgcaggcataggccgaactgggccctcccagcaccccggagacacagtgcgcagcgccggtgcaggatagcctggaccgagacagcgc includes these proteins:
- the LOC123723927 gene encoding rho-related GTP-binding protein RhoH translates to MSAAAAAAETQVKCVLVGDSAVGKTALLVRFTSETFPDCYKPTVYENTGVEVYMDGAPINLGLWDTAGNDTFRQIRPMSYKQADVVLICYSVANAASLANVKHKWLVEVRENLPRVPVLVVATQTDQRDTGPYRASCSSAAEGKRLAQDVRAKGYLECSSLSNRGVQQVFECAVRTAVNQARKRTRPRMFDINSCTVF